Proteins encoded by one window of Aliivibrio wodanis:
- the f1pep1 gene encoding prolyl endopeptidase — protein sequence MIYPLTKQDSTLDHYFSHAIADPYRWLEDDSSAETEAWVTEQNKVTFDALSHIGFRDDIRDLIATGQDYKKTSQPFKRGDYTYFYQNDGLQNQSVLYRSKEGGKIDVFLDPNTFSEEGTTSLGAVSFSKDTSLVAYSISEAGSDWRKIFVLNTETKEQIEAPIIDAKFTDISWLGSKGFYYSSYDKPTGSELSARTEQHKLYFHEIGKPQAKDTLVFGAKEEEKHRYVSGYTTEDDAYLVITAATSTSGNKLYLERLSCENSTRITVLDHTDSDTYVIENDDSRLLMFTNLNAPNGKIVSYNAVTCDWTDVIPEQLQPLEISVGGGTLFASYMVDVLSQVKQYDFSGNLLREIELPGEGQVTGFSGKREQTDLFFTFTNYVTPPTIYQFDAKTGHIELYLPSASPFESEKFESTQVFYTSKDGNQIPMIISHKKGIVLDGKNPTILYGYGGFNVSLTPSFSGVMASWLELGGVYAVPNIRGGGEYGKEWHKAGTQQKKQNVFDDFISAAEYLIDSGYTSSEYLAIRGGSNGGLLVGACMTQRPELFKVALPAVGVLDMLRYHTFTSGEGWAYDFGTSEQSEEMFEYLLNYSPVHNVKEGVEYPATLVTTADHDDRVVPAHSYKFIAELQAKQSGDNPVLIRIDINAGHGAGMPISKSMDLMADVYAFTLSNMKVDPFK from the coding sequence ATGATTTATCCTTTAACAAAGCAAGACTCAACACTTGACCATTATTTTTCTCATGCCATCGCTGACCCATATCGCTGGCTAGAAGACGATAGCAGTGCAGAAACAGAAGCGTGGGTGACAGAGCAAAATAAAGTGACGTTTGATGCTCTTTCTCATATTGGTTTTCGCGATGATATTCGTGATTTAATTGCGACAGGACAAGATTACAAAAAGACCTCTCAGCCATTTAAGCGTGGCGATTACACTTATTTCTATCAAAATGACGGCTTACAAAATCAAAGTGTGTTGTATCGCTCAAAAGAAGGCGGAAAAATTGACGTTTTTCTTGATCCAAATACCTTCAGTGAAGAGGGAACCACTTCGTTAGGTGCGGTTAGCTTTTCTAAAGATACGTCATTAGTGGCTTATTCAATTTCAGAAGCGGGCAGTGATTGGCGCAAAATCTTCGTATTAAACACAGAAACCAAAGAGCAGATCGAAGCACCTATTATTGATGCGAAATTTACCGACATCTCATGGTTAGGTTCAAAAGGCTTTTACTACTCAAGTTATGACAAGCCAACAGGCAGTGAACTATCAGCAAGAACCGAGCAGCATAAACTCTATTTTCATGAGATAGGTAAACCGCAAGCTAAAGATACCTTGGTATTTGGTGCTAAAGAAGAAGAGAAGCATCGTTATGTCAGTGGCTATACAACAGAAGACGATGCGTACTTGGTTATTACGGCAGCGACATCAACCTCTGGTAACAAACTTTATCTTGAGCGTTTAAGCTGTGAGAACTCAACAAGAATTACCGTGTTAGATCATACTGATTCAGATACCTACGTGATTGAAAATGATGATTCTCGTCTGCTAATGTTTACTAATTTGAATGCACCAAACGGTAAAATTGTCTCTTATAACGCAGTAACATGCGATTGGACCGATGTTATTCCAGAGCAATTACAGCCTCTTGAAATCAGCGTTGGCGGTGGAACCTTGTTCGCAAGCTATATGGTTGATGTGCTAAGCCAAGTGAAACAATATGACTTCTCAGGCAATTTACTAAGAGAGATCGAACTACCGGGAGAGGGACAAGTTACAGGCTTTTCTGGCAAGCGAGAGCAAACCGATCTGTTCTTTACCTTTACCAATTACGTAACGCCACCGACCATTTATCAATTTGATGCTAAGACGGGTCATATCGAGCTGTATTTACCTTCAGCCTCACCGTTTGAGAGTGAAAAGTTTGAGTCTACTCAAGTGTTCTACACCTCAAAAGATGGTAATCAAATTCCTATGATTATCTCGCATAAAAAAGGGATTGTCTTAGATGGTAAAAACCCAACGATTCTTTATGGTTACGGTGGCTTTAATGTCAGCCTAACTCCAAGCTTTAGTGGAGTAATGGCAAGTTGGTTAGAGCTAGGCGGTGTATATGCGGTCCCAAATATTCGCGGAGGCGGTGAATATGGCAAAGAATGGCATAAAGCAGGAACACAGCAGAAAAAACAAAATGTATTTGATGATTTTATTTCAGCTGCGGAATATTTGATAGATTCAGGTTATACAAGCTCAGAATATCTTGCGATTCGTGGTGGTTCAAACGGTGGCTTATTGGTTGGCGCTTGTATGACACAACGACCTGAATTATTTAAAGTCGCTCTGCCTGCCGTCGGTGTGTTGGATATGCTCCGTTATCATACTTTTACCTCTGGTGAGGGCTGGGCGTACGACTTTGGCACATCAGAACAAAGTGAAGAGATGTTTGAGTATTTACTAAATTACTCGCCAGTGCATAACGTGAAAGAGGGCGTTGAATACCCTGCAACATTAGTGACCACCGCCGATCATGATGATCGCGTTGTCCCTGCACATTCTTATAAGTTCATTGCCGAGCTACAAGCCAAGCAATCCGGTGATAATCCTGTGTTAATTCGTATTGATATAAACGCAGGTCATGGTGCAGGTATGCCAATTTCAAAATCAATGGATTTAATGGCAGATGTGTATGCCTTTACGCTAAGTAATATGAAGGTGGATCCGTTTAAGTAA
- a CDS encoding inner membrane transporter, POT family, translated as MDNKTSILNQPKPFKMIFFIELWERFGYYGLQGILAVYFVDKLGFSMQDSFVTFGAFAALVYGLVSVGGYVGDYVLGTKRTMVFGAIVLALGYFLMGFSILNPNFIYLALGAIAVGNGLFKANPSSLLAKCYEKGDSRLDGAFTLYYMSINIGSLVSLSLSPVIANNYGYEYAFLICGLGLVASLFSYFALRSTVQGIGSEPDTLPLNKTKALIVLIGTVASTLVCAWLLQNIMMANLALGVIGVGVVGFFLKETFKETGEQRNKMIVAFILMLQAIIFYVLYAQMPTSLNFFAINNVHTELFGIDINPVSLQALNPFWVVFCSPILAYLYTYYGNQNKDLSMPGKFTVGMFMCAFGFLSVAAAGNWFADQAGMVSVWWMVLVYLFQSLGELMISGLGLAMVASLVPQRLMGFTMGAWFLTQAASFIIGGYIATFSATPEHLTDPLDTLPVYTELFQNIGFVTLAVAIVMAITAPKLNRMMTSSQPKEIELVEQH; from the coding sequence ATGGACAACAAAACAAGTATATTAAACCAACCAAAACCATTTAAGATGATATTTTTCATTGAATTATGGGAGCGATTTGGTTACTACGGACTTCAAGGGATCCTTGCCGTCTACTTTGTAGATAAGCTTGGCTTTAGCATGCAAGACTCTTTCGTTACCTTTGGTGCATTTGCTGCTTTAGTTTATGGCCTTGTCTCTGTCGGTGGCTACGTCGGAGATTATGTTCTAGGGACTAAGCGCACCATGGTTTTTGGTGCTATCGTTCTTGCATTAGGTTATTTCTTAATGGGCTTCTCCATTCTGAACCCTAACTTTATCTATTTAGCTCTTGGTGCTATCGCTGTTGGTAATGGTTTATTTAAAGCAAACCCATCAAGCCTATTAGCTAAGTGTTATGAAAAAGGCGATTCTCGCTTAGATGGCGCATTTACCCTTTATTATATGTCAATCAACATTGGCTCTTTAGTTTCGCTTTCTCTAAGCCCTGTCATCGCTAATAATTATGGCTATGAATATGCATTTCTGATCTGTGGTCTAGGTCTTGTTGCCAGTCTATTTAGCTACTTTGCATTACGTAGCACAGTGCAAGGCATTGGCTCTGAACCTGATACCCTGCCACTCAATAAAACCAAAGCCTTAATTGTTTTGATCGGTACTGTTGCATCGACTCTAGTGTGTGCATGGTTACTGCAAAATATTATGATGGCAAACTTGGCATTAGGTGTGATTGGTGTTGGTGTGGTTGGCTTCTTCTTAAAAGAAACCTTTAAAGAGACTGGCGAGCAACGTAACAAAATGATTGTGGCTTTCATTCTTATGCTACAAGCGATTATTTTCTACGTACTATATGCACAAATGCCAACGTCACTAAACTTCTTTGCGATTAATAACGTCCACACTGAGCTGTTTGGCATTGATATTAACCCTGTTAGTTTACAAGCGTTAAATCCATTCTGGGTGGTATTCTGTAGCCCTATCTTAGCTTACTTATACACTTACTACGGTAACCAAAATAAAGACTTATCTATGCCAGGTAAATTTACTGTTGGTATGTTTATGTGTGCCTTTGGTTTCTTATCTGTTGCTGCCGCTGGTAATTGGTTTGCTGACCAAGCCGGTATGGTTTCGGTTTGGTGGATGGTTCTGGTTTACTTATTCCAAAGCTTAGGTGAGTTGATGATCAGTGGTCTTGGCCTTGCAATGGTAGCAAGCTTAGTTCCACAACGTTTAATGGGTTTCACTATGGGTGCATGGTTCTTAACTCAAGCGGCTTCGTTCATCATTGGTGGTTACATAGCCACATTCAGTGCGACTCCTGAGCATCTTACTGATCCTCTAGATACCCTACCTGTCTATACTGAGCTGTTCCAAAATATCGGTTTTGTGACTCTGGCGGTTGCTATCGTAATGGCGATTACAGCACCAAAACTTAATCGTATGATGACAAGTTCACAGCCAAAAGAAATTGAATTAGTTGAGCAGCACTAA
- a CDS encoding membrane protein: MGQCIIVALCCVVIGYKEGIGGLFQSLYVLVGSSVSILASYGYVYQKAIFKSEAWKVLSILQILFAIPILYMVNVWSWAFTEMDSLNSWVFILAFDVIFISFIASTFVYGFRSKHLW; encoded by the coding sequence TTGGGTCAATGCATAATTGTCGCTTTGTGCTGTGTAGTGATAGGTTATAAAGAGGGTATTGGCGGTCTATTTCAATCACTGTATGTGCTAGTTGGAAGCTCCGTTTCGATATTAGCTTCGTATGGGTATGTTTATCAAAAGGCAATCTTTAAAAGTGAAGCGTGGAAAGTGCTCTCTATTTTGCAAATATTATTTGCTATTCCAATACTTTATATGGTTAATGTTTGGTCATGGGCATTTACTGAGATGGATTCGCTAAATAGTTGGGTTTTTATTTTGGCTTTTGATGTGATATTTATATCATTCATAGCCTCAACGTTTGTGTATGGTTTTCGTTCTAAACACTTGTGGTAA